Below is a genomic region from Terriglobales bacterium.
GCGCCACACGGTGACGGCGGTAGTGACGGGCAAACCGCTCGACCTGGGCGGCTCGCGCGGCCGCCGCGAAGCCACCGGCCGCGGCATCCTGATGGTCACCGACGAAGCCCTCAAGAAGCTGGAGATGAACCGCGAAGAGACCCGGGTCATCATCCAGGGCTTCGGCAACGTGGGCTCGAACGCCGCCAAGCTCATGTTTGACCAGGGCTACCGCATCGTGGGCATTTCCGAGATCGGCGGCGCGCTCTACAACCCCAAAGGCATCGATATCGACGCCCTCATGGAGCACCGCATGCGCGAAGGCTCGCTGCTCAGCTATCCCGAGGCCCAGCGCGTGGACCCGGGTGAGTTCCTGCTGATGGAGTGCGACGTGCTCGTGCCCGCGGCCACGGAGAACGTCATTACCTCGCAGAACGCCGCCCAGATCAAGGCGCGCATCCTGGTCGAGGGCGCCAACGGCCCCACCACCGCCGCCGCCGACGAGATCCTGCAGGAAAAGGGCGTATTCGTCATGCCCGACATCCTGGCCAACGCCGGCGGCGTCACCGTGAGCTACTTCGAGTGGGTGCAGGACCGCCAGGGCTACTTCTGGAAAGAATCGGTGGTCAACGAGCAACTGGAGCACATCATGCGCTCGTCGTTCGAGGACGTGGTGCGCTACGCCGAGACCCACAGCGTGAACAACCGCATCGCCGCGTATATGCTGGCCATCGACCGGGTAGCGTTCACCATCAAGCAGAGAGGCATTTACGCCTAGGAACTAACTCGGTCCTCGCAGGCGGCAACTCGAAACTCGTTACTGTTTCTTGTCGCCGGTTCCCGCATCCCCGAAGGGCCAGATGCCGTAGCCTTTGAGCTGCTTGTCCATCTTTTT
It encodes:
- a CDS encoding Glu/Leu/Phe/Val dehydrogenase yields the protein MMKTISLEQEINPWEAQAARFDLAAQKLNLDEGLWKVLRQPNREIILHIPVLMDNGQLEVFTGFRVQHSIARGPAKGGIRYSPDVTLDEVRALASWMTWKCAVVNIPFGGAKGGVICDPRRLSQIELEKITRRYTAELVEFLGPEKDVPAPDMGTNEQTMAWIMDTYSMHMRHTVTAVVTGKPLDLGGSRGRREATGRGILMVTDEALKKLEMNREETRVIIQGFGNVGSNAAKLMFDQGYRIVGISEIGGALYNPKGIDIDALMEHRMREGSLLSYPEAQRVDPGEFLLMECDVLVPAATENVITSQNAAQIKARILVEGANGPTTAAADEILQEKGVFVMPDILANAGGVTVSYFEWVQDRQGYFWKESVVNEQLEHIMRSSFEDVVRYAETHSVNNRIAAYMLAIDRVAFTIKQRGIYA